In Ptychodera flava strain L36383 chromosome 17, AS_Pfla_20210202, whole genome shotgun sequence, one genomic interval encodes:
- the LOC139116322 gene encoding heparan sulfate glucosamine 3-O-sulfotransferase 1-like, with the protein MALKRWSICHFLRVHSFEVGIILFFTSLWVVYVVEGNWYTHKRPTDTQSLSGGRYAKELSPRSPYEAVPEEARQNVKAYIQAKFNHSCYKANPSDLSSRVLLEKDELEKRGCKQKLPQAITIGGRKCGTSNILQFLRFHPAIEMRTSLVPLDFFSGAYTSGLGLYRKQMPYTTEKQMTIEKTPEFFVVPYDVPKKVHDDIGSNTKILAVVCDPVKRIISDYVNLAKRDKNPEEIDQYLSKSLENTIMSEAGQINHLNALVDGSMYFKHFMRWLHLFPLEQIFLIDADTIAKHPSRELQRMETFLGIPPYFDDTHFRFDDEHSKYCLRFPQDLCVESKKRKQKNRKKDQAAFYTKKDVPETLKSQLYEYFEPYDQMLAEKFNQSLSWRNSK; encoded by the coding sequence ATGGCCCTGAAAAGATGGAGCATCTGCCATTTCTTGCGAGTTCATTCTTTTGAAGTTGGGATTATTCTGTTCTTTACTTCGCTGTGGGTCGTGTACGTGGTCGAGGGGAACTGGTATACGCATAAACGTCCGACGGACACTCAGAGTCTCTCCGGCGGACGGTACGCCAAGGAATTGTCTCCACGGTCTCCATATGAGGCGGTGCCAGAGGAAGCTAGACAAAACGTAAAGGCTTACATCCAAGCGAAATTCAACCACTCTTGCTACAAAGCCAATCCAAGTGATTTGAGCAGCCGCGTCTTGCTGGAGAAAGACGAACTGGAGAAGCGGGGTTGCAAACAGAAATTGCCGCAGGCGATAACAATTGGCGGGAGGAAATGTGGCACGTCGAATATCTTGCAATTTCTGCGGTTTCACCCCGCGATCGAAATGCGTACGTCCCTGGTACCGTTGGACTTCTTTAGCGGTGCATACACATCAGGCCTAGGGTTGTACAGAAAACAGATGCCGTACACGACCGAGAAACAAATGACGATCGAGAAAACGCCCGAATTCTTCGTGGTCCCTTACGATGTACCCAAGAAAGTACACGACGACATCGGGTCGAACACCAAAATCTTAGCTGTCGTCTGCGACCCCGTTAAACGTATAATATCCGATTATGTGAACCTCGCAAAACGAGACAAGAACCCGGAGGAAATAGATCAATACCTTTCAAAGTCCCTGGAAAACACCATTATGTCAGAGGCCGGGCAGATCAACCACCTGAACGCTCTGGTCGACGGCAGTATGTACTTCAAACATTTTATGCGATGGTTGCACCTTTTCCCGCTCGAGCAAATCTTCCTCATCGACGCCGACACCATCGCGAAGCACCCGTCGCGAGAGTTGCAGCGGATGGAAACCTTTCTGGGAATCCCGCCATATTTTGACGACACCCACTTCCGTTTCGATGACGAACACAGCAAGTATTGCCTACGTTTCCCGCAAGATCTTTGCGTGGAGAGCAAGAAGAGGAAGCAGAAGAATCGCAAGAAGGACCAGGCGGCTTTTTATACGAAGAAGGACGTTCCGGAAACCCTTAAATCGCAACTTTATGAGTACTTCGAGCCGTACGACCAAATGCTTGCAGAAAAATTCAACCAGTCTCTATCATGGAGGAATAGCAAATAA